From the Ctenopharyngodon idella isolate HZGC_01 chromosome 3, HZGC01, whole genome shotgun sequence genome, one window contains:
- the LOC127508035 gene encoding insulin, whose protein sequence is MHRSGLLLLLSLCAGSLVTRSGAFGNRKLCGIQLVEALLLVCGEKGLFYQPGRRFSFRIMRNSAPFLRQTGVAAQSGERGTARSSVAKRGIVEQCCHFYCDYYDLENYCNT, encoded by the exons ATGCACAGATCTGGATTGCTCCTGCTGCTGTCTCTGTGTGCCGGCTCTCTGGTGACCCGTAGTGGCGCGTTTGGGAATCGAAAGCTGTGCGGGATTCAGCTTGTGGAAGCGCTGCTACTTGTCTGTGGTGAAAAGGGTCTCTTCTACCAGCCTGGCAGGCGTTTCAGTTTCC GCATCATGAGGAACAGCGCCCCCTTCCTGCGGCAGACGGGAGTGGCTGCTCAGAGTGGAGAGAGGGGCACTGCCAGAAGCAGTGTTGCAAAGAGAGGCATTGTAGAGCAGTGCTGCCATTTCTACTGTGACTATTATGACCTGGAGAATTACTGTAACACATAG